A section of the Scleropages formosus chromosome 16, fSclFor1.1, whole genome shotgun sequence genome encodes:
- the LOC114912411 gene encoding salivary glue protein Sgs-3-like, producing the protein TPTTTTETTKTPTTTTETTTTETTTTPTTTETTTTPTTTITTTTPTTTITTTTPTITETTTTPATTPTTTTETTTIPTTTTETTTIPTTTETTTTETTTTPTTTPTTTETTTTPTTTTETTTTPTTTETTTTPTTTTVTTTTPTTTETTTTPTTTETTTTPTTTETATTEMTTTPTTTPTT; encoded by the coding sequence actccaaccacaaccaCTGAAACAACCaaaactccaaccacaactactgaaacaaccacaactgaaacgaccacaactccaaccacaactgaaacgaccacaactccaaccacaactataacgaccacaactccaaccacaactataacgaccacaactccaaccataactgaaacaaccacaactccagccacaactccaaccacaactactgaaacaaccacaattccaaccacaactactgaaacaaccacaattccaaccacaactgaaacaaccacaactgaaacgaccacaactccaaccacaactccaaccacaactgaaacgaccacaactccaaccacaacaactgaaacaaccacaactccaactacaactgaaacgaccacaactccaacaACAACTACTgtaacaaccacaactccaaccacaactgaaacaaccacaactccaaccacaactgaaacgaccacaactccaaccacaactgaaacagccacaactgaaatgaccacaactccaaccacaactccaaccaca